One genomic window of Coffea eugenioides isolate CCC68of chromosome 1, Ceug_1.0, whole genome shotgun sequence includes the following:
- the LOC113752120 gene encoding G-type lectin S-receptor-like serine/threonine-protein kinase SD3-1, giving the protein MFLSAVAIKHFSGKSNLNCFYGWFSTVSVVVVVLYLCSALNVLCDDFTMVSVPLGFEINGMDQSKNWVSENRVFAFGFLEKDGDDDLDSYAVGIRYNLGNITVNLPVWTVGGGIKVSRNSSIRLDMDGRLVLFQYPNGNPVWSSNTSTLGVAKASLLNNGNLVLLDSKDKVLWESFGSPTNTLLPGQSLCYPQNLRALSKKSTLSYYSLVISKFGELALVWEHNVTYWRSQLSSSVIVKEARFGANGVLGLSDNNDKVFWSVSSKDFGDPSVTLRHLTIDQDGNLRIYSWDNVNEWKVGWQAVGDQCSVFGSCGLYSVCKYNSSGPVCGCLYSGSSEGGTTSAVVDSSGSGCQKMVDLGNCRMHPSMVDMKQTVLYGLYPPNDVNLFLSQNDCKNYCSNDSTCIAATSMNDGSGLCTVKRTSFISGYSTPSAPSTSFLKVCSVPQAVAAQGVNPHDNGGLVYSSIGRNKAGRGNIRVFIGAIALIVLITVSIVVGMEMFAFWLLRRRGQLKAQTRIPFGKDAQMNPHYSALVRLNFEEIRELTDNFATPLGPSHCKGTLPNKTVIVAKMLNDVAVPEKEFRVAVSTLGGTHHRNLVAIKGFCFEPKHKLLLYEYVTNGSLDQWLFSSEEDENRRIWEQRLHIAVGIARAIAYLHTECQQCITHGNLKLENVCLDENLVPKVTDFGLRTLLFKEAASSSETPSEKDIYMLGQLLLQIVTCKRVVNGKNLQQVLDELSQEQNFGDIDDLKAVERVVKIAMWCMQIQPYLRPSIGEVVKVLEGTLSVDGPPSGFVFKHDNMDHGETAVEGEEF; this is encoded by the coding sequence ATGTTTCTTTCTGCTGTGGCAATCAAACATTTTTCAGGTAAGAGCAATTTAAACTGTTTTTATGGATGGTTTAGTACTGTTTCAGTTGTAGTCGTAGTGCTGTACTTGTGTTCTGCTTTAAATGTGCTTTGTGATGATTTTACCATGGTTTCCGTCCCTCTTGGTTTTGAGATTAATGGGATGGACCAGAGCAAGAACTGGGTGTCTGAAAATAGGGTTTTTGCATTTGGATTCTTGGAAAAGGATGGCGATGATGATCTTGATAGCTATGCAGTTGGCATTAGGTATAACTTAGGAAATATAACTGTAAATTTGCCTGTTTGGACTGTTGGTGGGGGCATTAAAGTTTCTAGAAACTCCAGCATTAGGCTTGACATGGATGGCAGACTAGTTTTATTTCAATACCCTAATGGAAATCCTGTATGGAGTAGTAATACCTCCACTTTGGGTGTTGCAAAAGCTAGTCTTTTGAACAATGGAAATTTGGTTCTTTTGGATAGTAAAGATAAGGTGTTGTGGGAAAGTTTTGGTAGTCCAACAAATACTTTACTTCCTGGTCAGTCTCTCTGTTATCCTCAAAATCTTAGAGCCCTTTCAAAAAAATCAACATTAAGTTACTATAGTTTGGTAATTAGCAAATTTGGTGAGCTAGCACTAGTTTGGGAGCATAATGTGACCTACTGGAGGAGCCAGTTAAGCTCCTCTGTGATTGTAAAGGAAGCAAGATTTGGTGCTAATGGAGTTTTGGGGCTGTCTGATAACAATGACAAAGTTTTCTGGTCTGTATCAAGTAAGGATTTTGGAGACCCTTCAGTTACTTTGAGACACCTTACTATCGACCAAGATGGCAACTTGagaatttactcttgggacaaTGTGAACGAGTGGAAAGTAGGATGGCAAGCAGTGGGGGATCAGTGCAGTGTGTTTGGTTCTTGCGGTTTGTATAGTGTCTGTAAATATAATTCTTCTGGCCCTGTTTGTGGTTGCCTGTATTCTGGATCCTCTGAAGGTGGAACCACTTCTGCTGTAGTTGATTCAAGTGGTTCAGGGTGCCAAAAAATGGTGGATTTGGGGAACTGTAGAATGCATCCCAGCATGGTTGATATGAAACAAACAGTTCTTTATGGCCTTTATCCACCAAATGATGTTAACCTGTTTTTGAGCCAGAATGATTGCAAGAACTACTGCTCAAATGATTCCACCTGCATTGCAGCTACATCGATGAATGATGGTTCAGGACTCTGCACTGTCAAAAGAACAAGCTTTATTAGTGGTTATAGCACTCCTTCTGCTCCTTCCACTTCATTTTTGAAGGTTTGTTCTGTTCCACAAGCAGTTGCAGCTCAAGGTGTGAACCCCCATGATAATGGAGGATTAGTTTATTCGTCAATTGGCAGAAACAAAGCTGGTAGAGGAAACATCAGGGTGTTCATTGGGGCAATAGCACTGATCGTTTTAATAACGGTCTCAATTGTTGTTGGCATGGAGATGTTTGCGTTTTGGCTTTTGCGCCGGAGAGGACAACTTAAAGCTCAAACACGTATTCCATTTGGAAAGGATGCTCAAATGAACCCACATTACAGTGCTCTCGTCAGACTTAATTTCGAAGAGATAAGGGAACTGACTGACAACTTTGCAACTCCACTTGGACCTTCTCATTGCAAAGGTACCCTTCCGAACAAAACAGTCATAGTTGCTAAAATGTTGAATGATGTTGCTGTTCCTGAGAAGGAATTTCGAGTTGCTGTTTCTACCTTGGGTGGGACGCACCATCGAAACTTAGTAGCCATAAAAGGTTTCTGCTTTGAACCAAAACATAAACTGCTTCTGTACGAGTATGTTACCAATGGATCACTGGATCAATGGTTGTTCAGCTCTGAGGAGGATGAAAACAGAAGGATTTGGGAACAAAGACTGCATATTGCTGTTGGAATTGCACGTGCTATTGCTTACCTCCACACGGAGTGTCAGCAATGCATAACTCATGGGAACCTGAAGCTAGAGAACGTCTGTCTTGATGAAAATCTTGTCCCTAAGGTGACAGATTTTGGATTAAGGACTTTACTCTTCAAGGAAGCAGCATCTTCTTCAGAAACGCCATCAGAGAAGGACATATACATGCTTGGACAACTATTGTTGCAGATTGTTACCTGCAAAAGGGTTGTGAATGGGAAGAATTTGCAGCAAGTGCTTGATGAGTTGTCTCAAGAACAAAATTTTGGTGACATTGATGATCTCAAAGCAGTGGAAAGAGTGGTGAAAATTGCAATGTGGTGTATGCAAATTCAGCCATATTTGAGACCTTCCATAGGCGAAGTAGTTAAGGTACTGGAAGGCACGCTTTCAGTTGACGGACCCCCATCAGGTTTTGTGTTTAAGCATGACAACATGGATCATGGTGAAACTGCAGTAGAGGGAGAAGAATTCTAG